The sequence TGTACATCGGGGAGACGCGCACCGCCTGGAGCGACTTCGAGACGCAGTTCCCGGAGGCGGTCCGGAACGCCAACGCCACCAGCGTCTACCTCCGCGCCGACGAGGGGGTGCCGTACGGGCGGGTGATGCAGGTGATCGGGGCGATGAAGGCGGCGGACGTCGCCACGGTGGGGCTGGTCGCGGAGCCCGAGCCGGCGGCGCCGCGGAGGCGGTGATGCGCAGGCGGGATCCCTCGCGCCG comes from Longimicrobiaceae bacterium and encodes:
- a CDS encoding biopolymer transporter ExbD, yielding MPRRRRTGRELGPMADINVTSLVDVALTLLVIFIITAPMLTGGVEVSVPRAQTAPIESPEGVVVSVDRDGEVYIGETRTAWSDFETQFPEAVRNANATSVYLRADEGVPYGRVMQVIGAMKAADVATVGLVAEPEPAAPRRR